A stretch of the Nakaseomyces glabratus chromosome L, complete sequence genome encodes the following:
- the RPN11 gene encoding proteasome regulatory particle lid subunit RPN11 (CAGL0L09152g~Ortholog(s) have thiol-dependent ubiquitin-specific protease activity and role in proteasome-mediated ubiquitin-dependent protein catabolic process, protein deubiquitination) has translation MERLQRLMMNTKVGAADANKDDTKETVYISSIALLKMLKHGRAGVPMEVMGLMLGEFVDEYTVNVVDVFAMPQSGTGVSVEAVDDVFQARMMDMLKQTGRDQMVVGWYHSHPGFGCWLSSVDVNTQKSFEQLNNRAVAVVVDPIQSVKGKVVIDAFRLIDTGALINNQEPRQTTSNSGLMNKANIQALIHGLNRHYYSLNIDYHKTPAETKMLLNLHKEQWQSGLKMQDYQEKETENLEATKRMVAVAQQYSKRIEEEKELSEEELKTRYVGKQDPKKHLAKTAENTLEENTVSVLTAGVNSIAIK, from the coding sequence ATGGAGAGATTACAGAGGTTAATGATGAACACCAAAGTTGGTGCTGCTGATGCCAACAAAGATGATACCAAGGAGACGGTCTATATTTCGTCCATTGCCCTTCTGAAAATGTTGAAACATGGTAGAGCAGGTGTACCAATGGAAGTTATGGGATTAATGCTTGGTGAGTTTGTTGATGAGTATACAGTTAATGTTGTTGATGTCTTTGCGATGCCTCAGTCGGGTACTGGCGTATCTGTTGAAGCTGTTGACGATGTCTTTCAAGCTAGAATGATGGATATGTTGAAGCAGACTGGTAGAGATCAGATGGTTGTTGGTTGGTATCATTCCCATCCTGGGTTTGGGTGTTGGCTGTCATCTGTTGATGTTAATACACAAAAGTCTTTTGAACAACTAAATAACAGAGCTGTAGCGGTTGTTGTTGATCCTATCCAATCTGTGAAAGGTAAGGTTGTTATCGATGCTTTCAGACTGATAGATACTGGCGCACTTATCAACAACCAGGAACCTAGACAAACTACGTCAAACTCAGGTTTAATGAACAAGGCTAATATACAGGCCTTAATCCACGGTCTTAACAGACATTACTACTCTTTGAATATTGATTATCATAAAACCCCAGCTGAAACTAAGATGCTATTAAATCTACATAAGGAGCAATGGCAATCTGGCCTGAAAATGCAGGATTATCAGGAAAAGGAAACTGAAAACCTGGAAGCCACAAAGAGAATGGTTGCAGTAGCTCAACAATATTCAAAGAGAATagaggaagaaaaggaaTTATCTGAAGAGGAGCTAAAAACTCGTTATGTTGGTAAACAGGATCCTAAGAAGCACCTAGCTAAAACAGCTGAGAATACACTAGAAGAAAACACTGTCTCAGTTCTTACCGCTGGTGTAAATTCTATAGCTATTAAATAA
- a CDS encoding uncharacterized protein (CAGL0L09207g~Ortholog(s) have endoplasmic reticulum, fungal-type vacuole membrane localization), with the protein MSKQQRLKPADDFSYGSIDINIQQMDPRTGRMSSPTPRKYNKDLSPNNGIRVRKVDLNTIDQRPKYQELLPYYLPCMSWIPHYSWEIFFGDLVAGISLASFQIPLALSYATSIAHVEPLCGLYSLAITPLIYAIFGSVPQMIVGPESAISLVVGQATEKFSAHDSEISTVTITMMITFISGVVLFFLGSVRLGFLGNILSKALLRGFISSVGLVMIINSLIIELKLNHKLADVAGHYHTPVGKIMFLFRYASEYYHKPTAILSLICFLVLISTRIAKKKLMNRYRFLIFVPEILLVVSVTILLSLKYDFKHSYGISTIGEFNADGFGSIGNPLSNENRALYSSLWNEGLAVAMLGFFESTTASKSLGSDYNLTYSSNRELIALGFMNIVGSLFGALPSFGGYGRSKVNVFSGGKTVMSGAMVGLITLLTAKLLLPMIHYTPTCVLSVITTVIGISLLEEVPSDIKFHIHCSGYSELTVFTLTFIATLSQSVELGVTVGCIYSLILIVKHSALSRIQILAKLEGSDEFVNVDDYIKNYNGRDFENITLEQFEHCYIVKIPEPLTFTNGEDLRSRLSRLERFGSTNVHPGSTSIVSQDDMEYIIFDLEGMTSMDSGSAQILLEIIRSYVHRDVRVYLTRVSLDREIRIRLKSAGILDLVETVQVNNAVTARYHMNDMIEKTPFFTCIEEALLIIERRAIDGDTNGNDLMHVRSGSVISNTLFNSNLV; encoded by the coding sequence ATGTCAAAACAGCAACGTTTGAAGCCAGCCGATGATTTTAGCTACGGATCTATAGATATAAACATCCAGCAGATGGATCCTAGAACAGGTAGGATGAGCTCACCGACACCACGGAAGTATAATAAGGATCTCTCTCCGAACAATGGAATTAGAGTAAGGAAAGTTGATCTCAATACAATTGATCAGAGGCCTAAATATCAGGAGCTGCTCCCGTACTATTTGCCATGTATGTCATGGATTCCACATTACTCTTGGGAGATATTCTTTGGAGATCTGGTAGCTGGGATATCGCTGGCGTCATTTCAAATACCTTTAGCATTGTCTTATGCAACATCCATAGCACATGTTGAACCATTATGTGGACTTTACTCTTTGGCTATTACACCCCTGATTTACGCAATATTTGGATCTGTTCCTCAAATGATAGTTGGCCCAGAAAGTGCTATATCGTTGGTTGTTGGGCAAGCAACCGAGAAGTTTAGCGCACATGATAGTGAAATTAGTACCGTAACCATAACCATGATGATAACTTTTATTAGTGGGGTAgtattgttctttttggGATCTGTTAGACTAGGATTTCTAGGAAATATTTTGAGTAAAGCACTGCTACGTGGATTCATTAGCTCTGTCGGTTTAGTCATGATAATAAATTCCCTAATTATAGAGCTAAAATTAAATCATAAATTAGCTGATGTTGCAGGTCATTACCACACACCAGTTGGGAAAATCATGTTTTTATTTCGGTATGCATCAGAATATTATCATAAGCCGACAGCAATTCTGAGTCTGATCTGTTTTCTGGTTTTAATCTCTACAAGAATAGctaagaagaagttgatgaATAGATACCGctttttaatatttgtgCCGGAAATTTTGCTAGTTGTTTCTGTGACAATACttttatcattaaaatatGATTTTAAGCACTCCTATGGCATTAGTACAATTGGAGAGTTCAATGCAGATGGATTTGGTTCTATAGGCAATCCATtatcaaatgaaaataggGCACTTTATTCATCCTTGTGGAACGAAGGGCTTGCAGTAGCAATGTTGGGGTTCTTTGAATCTACTACAGCATCAAAGTCATTGGGAAGTGACTACAACCTCACTTATTCTTCAAACAGAGAATTGATTGCTCTTGGATTTATGAATATTGTGGGTTCCCTTTTTGGCGCACTTCCATCATTTGGGGGATATGGTAGATCCAAGGTGAATGTTTTCTCAGGTGGGAAAACAGTAATGTCTGGAGCAATGGTTGGACTAATTACATTATTGACTGCAAAGTTACTTCTTCCAATGATTCATTATACACCAACATGTGTACTATCGGTGATCACCACTGTAATAGGTATTAGTCTTTTGGAGGAAGTTCCGTCGGATATTAAATTTCACATACATTGCAGTGGTTATAGTGAGCTCACAGTATTTACTTTAACTTTTATTGCTACGTTATCCCAGTCTGTTGAATTGGGTGTTACTGTTGGGTGTATTTACTCTCTCATTTTAATTGTCAAGCACTCCGCTCTATCAAGGATTCAAATTCTTGCTAAGTTGGAGGGATCTGACGAATTTGTGAATGTTGATGactatatcaaaaattataatgGAAGGGATTTTGAAAACATCACATTAGAACAATTTGAACATTGTTATATAGTCAAAATTCCTGAGCCCTTAACATTTACCAATGGCGAAGATCTTCGTTCAAGACTAAGTCGCTTAGAGCGGTTTGGTTCTACTAATGTTCACCCTGGTTCAACATCAATTGTGTCTCAGGATGATatggaatatattatatttgatttagaAGGTATGACATCAATGGATTCTGGCTCAGCACAAATTCTGCTAGAGATCATTAGGTCTTATGTACATCGCGACGTAAGAGTTTATCTGACTAGGGTCTCGCTAGACCGGGAAATCAGAATACGATTAAAATCTGCAGGTATACTTGATCTTGTGGAAACAGTCCAGGTTAACAATGCGGTTACCGCAAGATATCACATGAATGATATGATTGAGAAAACTCCATTCTTTACTTGTATAGAGGAGGCTTTATTGATAATTGAACGTAGAGCAATAGACGGGGACACAAATGGCAACGATCTAATGCACGTGAGAAGTGGTAGCGTAATTTCTAATACCTTATTTAACTCCAATTTAGTATGA
- the SAD1 gene encoding mRNA splicing protein SAD1 (CAGL0L09174g~Has domain(s) with predicted thiol-dependent ubiquitinyl hydrolase activity, zinc ion binding activity and role in protein deubiquitination, ubiquitin-dependent protein catabolic process) — MNRNDNVRAIPFLSTVNQKALNFDLEKVCSVSLSHLNVYCCLVCGKYLQGREPNSPAFSHSVNENHHIFVRFQTQRFYILPEGKIIKPVDYNEVLKTIRDNISPTYEPEAVRLFPVNCTDVSSHTYYNGFIPLYDSSHRDFANVVIVMLSHIPPIRDTFLVGMDTDKFDPLVKLFGLILRKHWSKNLLRAHVLTDELLSYISINYPKLLENKDPRVFLLSLLNALISKCPQLKQSFDCIKGRIDSQDIDDDGKITKRRLLPFTCLTLDLPGDSVFKSSSVDEAILQTNIEDLMKKYDGEQETLVGNTIKRYRIAELPDYLILHYHRFDPNSKQPVKNRKRAIVTFPTSIKILDVDFVLIENVVHKQETKNSPLKKIITDDYSSKWGIQLNNKSTGRWMEFYGNHIKQKDEEFLFLDETYIQLWKKQN; from the coding sequence ATGAACCGTAACGATAATGTCAGGGCTATTCCCTTTTTATCAACAGTGAATCAAAAAGCTTTGAACTTTGACTTGGAGAAAGTTTGTTCCGTGAGCCTTTCACACTTAAACGTTTATTGTTGCTTGGTTTGCGGCAAGTACTTACAAGGAAGAGAACCGAACTCACCAGCGTTTTCTCATTCAGTCAATGAGAACCATCACATATTTGTACGGTTTCAAACACAACGGTTCTATATATTGCCGGAGGGTAAGATAATCAAGCCTGTTGATTATAATGAGGtattgaaaacaatacGTGACAACATCTCACCTACATATGAACCAGAGGCAGTAAGGCTGTTTCCTGTGAATTGCACAGATGTATCATCGCATACCTATTACAATGGATTTATTCCGTTATATGATTCTTCCCACAGAGACTTTGCAAATGTGGTGATTGTAATGCTAAGCCACATCCCGCCCATCAGAGATACATTTCTAGTTGGGATGGACACAGATAAGTTTGATCCACTTGTCAAGCTATTTGGATTGATTCTGCGAAAGCACTGGTCAAAGAATCTTTTAAGAGCTCATGTACTGACCGATGAGCTGCTGAGctatatatcaattaattACCCAAAGTTATTAGAGAATAAGGATCCCAGGGTTTTTCTATTGAGTTTGCTGAATGCTCTCATCAGCAAATGTCCACAATTGAAGCAATCCTTTGACTGCATCAAAGGTAGGATTGACAGTCAGGacattgatgatgatggtaaGATAACCAAGAGAAGGCTACTGCCCTTTACATGCTTGACACTGGACCTTCCTGGAGATTCGGTCTTTAAAAGTTCATCAGTCGATGAAGCCATATTGCAGACTAATATAGAAGacttaatgaaaaaatacGATGGTGAACAAGAAACCTTGGTTGGTAATACTATAAAAAGATATAGAATTGCAGAACTGCCtgattatttgattttgcATTATCATAGATTTGATCCCAATTCCAAGCAACCTGTTAAGAATAGGAAAAGAGCAATTGTAACGTTTCCAACTAGtattaaaatattagatGTCGATTTTGTCTTAATTGAAAATGTAGTTCATAAGCAAGAAACGAAGAACTCTCCACTAAAAAAGATCATTACAGATGATTATTCAAGCAAATGGGGAATACAATTGAATAACAAATCAACTGGAAGATGGATGGAGTTTTATGGTAACCACATAAAACAGAAGGATGAAGAGTTTTTATTCTTGGATGAAACTTATATTCAGCTGTGGaagaaacaaaattga
- a CDS encoding uncharacterized protein (CAGL0L09130g~Ortholog(s) have role in poly(A)+ mRNA export from nucleus, regulation of G2/M transition of mitotic cell cycle and cytosol, nuclear pore localization) — MNNGTFPQNPARQSHNNAISKLVDDARGLPSSTSELGSIQLSINEIRRRANDLRKNKDYSGDHSKAHYLLAASGLPLQEMDSSLKDLKPKQVVEQFIPKSHGSELDLYLQNQKNESILSSIETLLTVASSDFNKFVNSNINIQWENYADSVKKRFGISVNRDDLEENKDVANLSNESLMWGKTEGSMLDSGNSKLDVNTNYLIREKFEHYARIIFWYNNCRITKNSCKLTEEFIELLKGRNDFRTKYILEAWEFLNEFDTTLGTAKSSRKILEKQFLNYVDELYQNRINEGFPTNINKIKSFIESKLRFTNGSWKIPNLSIVNGKPIWAVIFYLLRAGLIDDALEVAISNASSFNKIENSFVKYFKAYASSPDNELPPDLSSDLHTEYNQYIKTSIDGDPFRLAVYKIIGRCDLTNKTIPAVTLSVEDWLWLNLTLVKENCSNTDPIYEKYSLNDLQATVTTFGEKRFPNNYFQVLLYSGLFERALEEAYKVNELDAIHLAIGFADKHLLHIKANKHADFHGLRTTDNDQDYIDFAKLLGNYTKSFKYSDPRIASEYLFLIAICEDPEVIDLCHEALRQLILETNEFTKLLGEVNKDGTRVPGVIEARRQLIKLDDIKEYLHTISEQTARQANNNGRIYDSLLLYQLAEEYNIVIAIVNGLLSGILSNTNFKKGMLDLYSDLSKNNKDPVALAKNLVNIYLSNPEISKQVVTKNKETCVLLLKIAEIKNTYQSKQWEYTLSQIEELDMLPFTGGSSIRRKAQEFTTLSGYIMNCIPNVLLMTMTSTSELINSLRASSFSSISKKQQIAALKSVGKNCMIYAGMIQYKMPREVYSQLIELDLSLETM, encoded by the coding sequence ATGAATAACGGCACATTCCCTCAGAATCCAGCGCGCCAATCACATAACAATGCCATTAGTAAACTTGTTGATGATGCAAGGGGTTTGCCTAGCAGTACTTCCGAATTAGGTTCCATTCAATTGAGTATCAACGAGATTAGAAGAAGAGCCAATGATttaagaaagaataaagaCTACTCAGGTGACCACTCAAAAGCGCACTATCTGCTGGCTGCCAGTGGATTACCATTGCAAGAAATGGATTCATCACTGAAAGATCTTAAGCCAAAACAGGTTGTCGAACAATTTATCCCAAAATCACACGGAAGCGAATTAGACCTATACTTACAAAACCAGAAAAATGAAAGCATTTTATCTTCTATAGAGACGCTGCTTACTGTAGCATCCTCagatttcaacaaatttgtaAACTCGAATATAAATATACAGTGGGAGAATTATGCTGACAGTGTTAAAAAAAGGTTTGGTATTTCAGTAAATAGAGATGATTTAGAGGAAAATAAAGATGTGGCTAACTTATCCAATGAAAGCTTAATGTGGGGAAAGACAGAAGGTAGCATGCTTGATAGCGGTAACTCCAAATTAGACGTTAATACCAACTACCTGATAAGAGAGAAGTTTGAGCATTATGCaagaataattttttggtACAATAATTGCAGGATTACTAAAAATAGCTGCAAACTTACTGAAGAATTTATTGAACTATTAAAAGGTAGAAATGATTTCAGAACGAAGTATATCTTGGAGGCTTGggaatttttgaatgaatTCGATACAACATTGGGTACTGCAAAATCCTCTAGGAAGATTTTAGAAAAACAGTTTCTCAACTACGTTGATGAGCTATATCAAAATCGGATAAATGAAGGGTTCCCAACCAATATAAACAAAATCAAGTCTTTCATTGAAAGTAAATTAAGATTCACTAATGGTTCATGGAAAATTCCAAATCTATCAATTGTGAATGGAAAGCCAATTTGGGCAGTCATTTTTTACTTATTAAGAGCTGGACTGATAGATGACGCATTAGAAGTAGCAATCAGCAACGCTTCAAGTTTTAATAAGATTGAAAACTCCTTCgtcaaatattttaaagCATATGCCTCCTCACCTGATAATGAACTTCCCCCAGATTTATCATCAGATCTACATACTGAATACAACCAGTACATTAAAACCTCAATTGATGGTGATCCCTTCAGACTGGCTGTTTATAAAATCATTGGTAGATGTGACTTGACTAATAAGACAATTCCAGCTGTAACATTAAGTGTCGAAGACTGGCTTTGGTTGAACTTAACCTTAGTCAAAGAAAACTGCTCTAACACTGATCcaatatatgaaaaatatagtCTAAACGACCTTCAAGCCACAGTTACCACGTTTGGCGAGAAGCGTTTCCCCAATAATTACTTCCAAGTACTATTGTATTCCGGACTATTTGAGCGTGCACTTGAAGAAGCTTATAAAGTAAATGAGCTTGACGCTATACATCTAGCTATTGGCTTTGCTGACAAACATCTATTGCATATCAAAGCTAACAAGCATGCGGATTTCCATGGATTGAGGACAACTGATAATGATCAAGACTATATTGATTTTGCAAAATTGTTGGGTAATTACACAAAATCTTTCAAGTATTCTGACCCAAGGATTGCTTCTGAATATCTATTTTTGATCGCCATCTGTGAAGACCCTGAAGTTATTGACCTATGCCACGAGGCTTTACGTCAACTTATTCTGGAAACAAATGAGTTTACTAAATTACTCGGTGAAGTGAACAAGGACGGTACTCGTGTACCAGGTGTAATCGAAGCAAGAAGacaattaataaaattggATGATATAAAAGAATACTTACATACCATCTCTGAACAAACTGCAAGACAAGCGAACAACAACGGTAGAATTTATGATAGCTTGCTTTTATATCAACTCGCAGAAGAGTACAATATTGTGATAGCAATTGTGAATGGCTTATTGAGTGGGATATTAAGTAATacaaatttcaagaagGGCATGCTCGATTTATATTCTGATCTTTCgaagaacaacaaagaTCCGGTGGCCCTTGCAAAGAATTTggtgaatatatatttgagCAATCcagaaatttcaaaacaaGTTGTTACTAAGAACAAAGAGACTTGTGTACTATTGCTCAAAATTGctgaaatcaaaaatacataCCAATCAAAGCAGTGGGAATACACATTATCGCAAATTGAAGAATTAGATATGCTTCCTTTTACTGGAGGGTCATctataagaagaaaagcgCAAGAGTTTACTACGCTTAGCGGATATATCATGAATTGCATACCGAATGTATTACTGATGACAATGACAAGTACATCGGAATTAATAAACTCTCTCCGTGCAAGCAGTTTCTCATCAATCTCCAAGAAGCAGCAGATTGCAGCGTTGAAGAGTGTGGGAAAAAATTGCATGATTTATGCAGGTATGATTCAATATAAAATGCCAAGAGAGGTTTACAGTCAGCTGATAGAGTTGGATTTGTCTCTTGAGACAATGTAA
- a CDS encoding aminopeptidase P family protein (CAGL0L09185g~Has domain(s) with predicted aminopeptidase activity, manganese ion binding activity and role in cellular process), which yields MSKAALFLAVLILLSVLWRRCRYNRQLSDGNVTSKILYPSRLHATKVKELFLERKNLGGSGKRTGLLLFGNKAESNKYCDTVRKFRQERYFYYLSGVELPGCAIIHDFWNDKVILFLPNVNQDDILWSGMPLSLKEAKEKYECDEVYHLSSLDEVLKEQFSEHSLFTTDTDNFDSDYAKSVVRSSDKDLFYSLKKSRMHKNWYEIRQIKEAVNISERCHRAIISRLSHLKAELDVQAEFVYEAKRQGARILAYDPVCAAGANGGILHYVKNRDLIKNQVSLLVDAGVEFQQYASDITRSLPLGGKFTHNHRLIYDAVLDMQKSVAEKMKPGVYWEALHLLSHKILIKHLLRIGIFRNEFSELEIFNRKATIAFYPHGIGHLIGLDVHDCGTNTDKFNDDLYFTNLRFRGKLEEGMVVTNEPGCYFNHMLLKKYLFNSPERLQVVNLEVLKLFFEIGGVRIEDCYHITRMSNEKLGSLPSNPDEIEELAAV from the coding sequence ATGTCTAAAGCTGCTCTTTTTCTAGCAGTGTTGATTCTGCTTTCAGTGCTATGGAGAAGGTGTCGGTATAACAGGCAATTAAGTGATGGTAATGTGACTAGCAAGATACTTTACCCAAGCCGACTACATGCCACTAAAGTCAAGGAACTGTTTCTTGAAAGGAAAAACCTTGGTGGGAGTGGGAAGCGTACTGGACTGTTGCTATTCGGGAACAAGGCTGAAAGTAATAAGTACTGCGACACAGTGAGGAAGTTTAGACAGGAGAGGTATTTCTATTACTTGAGTGGTGTTGAGCTTCCTGGCTGTGCGATTATCCATGATTTCTGGAATGATAAGGTCATTCTATTTCTGCCAAATGTGAACCAAGATGATATTCTGTGGAGTGGCATGCCGCTATCCTTGAAGGAGGCCAAAGAGAAGTACGAATGCGATGAGGTTTACCACCTTTCATCATTGGATGAAGTTTTGAAAGAACAATTCTCTGAACACTCTCTATTCACTACAGACACGGACAATTTTGATAGTGATTATGCAAAGTCCGTTGTCCGCTCATCAGACAAGGATCTATTCTACAGCTTGAAGAAGTCGAGGATGCACAAAAATTGGTATGAAATACGTCAGATTAAGGAAGCTGTAAATATCTCTGAGAGATGTCATAGAGCAATTATATCACGACTATCTCACTTGAAGGCCGAGCTGGACGTCCAAGCCGAGTTTGTTTACGAAGCCAAACGCCAAGGTGCAAGAATCCTGGCATATGATCCAGTGTGTGCTGCTGGTGCCAATGGGGGTATTTTACACTATGTTAAAAATCGGGATTTGATAAAGAACCAAGTCTCTTTATTGGTTGATGCAGGAGTTGAGTTCCAACAATATGCATCTGATATTACAAGAAGTCTACCCCTAGGTGGGAAATTTACCCATAATCATAGACTTATCTATGATGCCGTTTTGGATATGCAAAAATCAGTAGCAGAAAAAATGAAACCAGGAGTATACTGGGAAGCATTGCATCTTCTTTCGCATAAAATCCTTATTAAACATTTACTAAGGATTGGAATTTTTAGGAATGAATTCTCTGAATtagaaatatttaatagAAAGGCTACTATTGCTTTTTATCCTCATGGAATTGGACATCTGATAGGTTTAGACGTTCATGATTGTGGGACAAATACTGACAAATTTAATGATGATCTCTATTTTACAAATTTGAGGTTTCGTGGTAAGCTTGAAGAGGGCATGGTTGTCACCAATGAACCAGGTTGCTACTTTAATCATATGctcttgaagaaataccTTTTTAATTCACCAGAACGCCTACAAGTTGTGAACTTGGAAGTATTAAAActcttctttgaaattggtgGCGTAAGAATTGAAGATTGCTATCATATAACCAGAATGagtaatgaaaaattaGGATCCTTGCCATCTAACCCTGACGAAATAGAAGAATTAGCAGCTGTTTAA
- the PDH1 gene encoding putative 2-methylcitrate dehydratase (CAGL0L09108g~Ortholog(s) have role in propionate metabolic process and mitochondrial outer membrane localization), whose amino-acid sequence MLAKSLKPIVQRGLSLTMRNSSNLAAVKVNDRPDPDLVLVDIAEYVHHHKIDSKLAFDTARYCLLDTLGCGLAALKYNQVQNMIKPIVPGMIVPNGVKVIGTDHVMDPIKGAFAIGTIIRWLDFNDCWLAAEWGHPSDNLGGILAVADYESRLYKATEGREGKLFKVRDVLTAMIKAHEIQGVFALDNSFNRVGLDHVILVKVATTAVVSQMLGLTSEQTIEAVSQAFVDGQSLRTYRHAPNTGSRKSWAAGDAVSRAVNLCYLVKNAGVGTIPSVLTAKTWGFYDVLFKGEAFHFNQRTSFESYVMENILFKISFPAEFHAQTAVECAMIAHNMLKEKNKTYKDIKSVRIRTQEAAARIIDKDGPLYNYADRDHCIQYMTAIPLIYGRLTAEDYTDEVAGNPDIDALRAKMYCEVDDTFTADYHHPDKRSIPNALLIELEDGTTLDEIVVEYPVGHKFRREEGIPLLMNKFKNLLNGHFKDNSKAENIYSVSTKDDFDNLDIDDYVDLYC is encoded by the coding sequence ATGCTAGCTAAAAGCCTCAAACCAATTGTCCAACGTGGATTATCATTAACTATGAGAAATTCATCTAATTTGGCTGCTGTTAAAGTAAATGATAGACCAGACCCTGACTTAGTCCTTGTTGATATCGCAGAATATGTCCATCACCATAAAATAGATTCCAAATTGGCCTTCGACACCGCTAGGTATTGCTTGCTGGATACATTGGGATGTGGGCTTGCTGCGTTAAAATATAACCAAGTTCAGAACATGATCAAACCAATTGTTCCCGGAATGATAGTTCCAAATGGTGTAAAGGTTATTGGTACGGACCATGTGATGGACCCCATTAAAGGCGCCTTTGCAATTGGCACCATTATCCGTTGGCTTGATTTCAATGATTGCTGGCTTGCTGCTGAATGGGGTCACCCATCGGATAACTTAGGAGGGATTCTAGCTGTTGCCGATTATGAATCCAGATTGTATAAGGCTACGGAAGGAAGGGAAGGGAAACTGTTTAAAGTAAGGGATGTTCTTACAGCAATGATTAAAGCACATGAAATCCAAGGTGTATTTGCTTTAGATAATTCTTTTAATAGAGTCGGTCTAGATCATGTCATACTTGTCAAAGTGGCTACTACAGCTGTCGTTTCTCAAATGCTGGGACTGACAAGTGAACAAACCATCGAAGCTGTTTCGCAAGCCTTTGTCGATGGTCAGTCTTTGAGAACTTATAGACATGCTCCTAATACAGGTTCTCGAAAATCATGGGCCGCAGGAGATGCTGTTTCCAGAGCGGTGAATTTATGTTACCTGGTTAAAAATGCTGGAGTTGGAACCATTCCCTCTGTGTTAACTGCAAAGACGTGGGGATTTTACGATGTATTATTCAAAGGTGAGGCATTCCATTTCAATCAAAGAACTTCATTTGAGTCGTACGTAATGgagaatatattattcaaaatttctttcCCAGCAGAATTCCACGCGCAAACAGCGGTTGAATGTGCAATGATCGCTCACAACATGTTgaaggaaaagaacaaGACCTACAAAGATATTAAATCTGTTCGGATTAGAACTCAAGAAGCTGCTGCTCGTATTATCGACAAAGATGGTCCATTATATAACTATGCTGACAGGGATCACTGTATTCAATATATGACGGCTATTCCTCTGATATATGGTAGATTAACCGCAGAAGATTATACCGACGAAGTTGCTGGTAACCCAGACATCGATGCTCTTCGTGCCAAGATGTACTGTGAAGTTGACGATACTTTTACAGCAGATTATCACCACCCTGACAAGAGGTCCATACCCAACGCATTGCTAATTGAACTTGAAGACGGCACAACACTGGATGAAATAGTTGTTGAATATCCTGTCGGACATAAATtcagaagagaagaaggtATCCCATTATTGATGAACAAGTTTAAAAATCTTTTGAATGGTCACTTCAAAGATAATAGCAAAGCAGAGAACATCTATTCAGTTAGCACAAAAGATGATTTCGATAACTTAGATATCGACGATTATGTTGACTTGTACTGTTAA